The following coding sequences lie in one Homo sapiens chromosome 6 genomic scaffold, GRCh38.p14 alternate locus group ALT_REF_LOCI_5 HSCHR6_MHC_MCF_CTG1 genomic window:
- the AGER gene encoding advanced glycosylation end product-specific receptor isoform 6 precursor (isoform 6 precursor is encoded by transcript variant 6; The RefSeq protein has 1 substitution compared to this genomic sequence) yields the protein MAAGTAVGAWVLVLSLWGAVVGAQNITARIGEPLVLKCKGAPKKPPQRLEWKLNTGRTEAWKVLSPQGGGPWDSVARVLPNGSLFLPAVGIQDEGIFRCQAMNRNGKETKSNYRVRVYQIPGKPEIVDSASELTAGVPNKVGTCVSEGSYPAGTLSWHLDGKPLVPNEKGVSVKEQTRRHPETGLFTLQSELMVTPARGGDPRPTFSCSFSPGLPRHRALRTAPIQPRVWEPVPLEEVQLVVEPEGGAVAPGGTVTLTCEVPAQPSPQIHWMKDGVPLPLPPSPVLILPEIGPQDQGTYSCVATHSSHGPQESRAVSISIIEPGEEGPTAGEGFDKVREAEDSPQHM from the exons ATGGCAGCCGGAACAGCAGTTGGAGCCTGGGTGCTGGTCCTCAGTCTGTGGG GGGcagtagtaggtgctcaaaacaTCACAGCCCGGATTGGCGAGCCACTGGTGCTGAAGTGTAAGGGGGCCCCCAAGAAACCACCCCAGCGGCTGGAATGGAAACTG AACACAGGCCGGACAGAAGCTTGGAAGGTCCTGTCTCCCCAGGGAGGAGGCCCCTGGGACAGTGTGGCTCGTGTCCTTCCCAACAGCTCCCTCTTCCTTCCGGCTGTCGGGATCCAGGATGAGGGGATTTTCCGGTGCCAGGCAATGAACAGGAATGGAAAGGAGACCAAGTCCAACTACCGAGTCCGTGTCTACC AGATTCCTGGGAAGCCAGAAATTGTAGATTCTGCCTCTGAACTCACGGCTGGTGTTCCCAATAAG GTGGGGACATGTGTGTCAGAGGGAAGCTACCCTGCAGGGACTCTTAGCTGGCACTTGGATGGGAAGCCCCTGGTGCCTAATGAGAAGG GAGTATCTGTGAAGGAACAGACCAGGAGACACCCTGAGACAGGGCTCTTCACACTGCAGTCGGAGCTAATGGTGACCCCAGCCCGGGGAGGAGATCCCCGTCCCACCTTCTCCTGTAGCTTCAGCCCAGGCCTTCCCCGACACCGGGCCTTGCGCACAGCCCCCATCCAGCCCCGTGTCTGGG AGCCTGTGCCTCTGGAGGAGGTCCAATTGGTGGTGGAGCCAGAAGGTGGAGCAGTAGCTCCTGGTGGAACCGTAACCCTGACCTGTGAAGTCCCTGCCCAGCCCTCTCCTCAAATCCACTGGATGAAGGAT gGTGTGCCCTTGCCCCTTCCCCCCAGCCCTGTGCTGATCCTCCCTGAGATAGGGCCTCAGGACCAGGGAACCTACAGCTGTGTGGCCACCCATTCCAGCCACGGGCCCCAGGAAAGCCGTGCtgtcagcatcagcatcatcg AACCAGGCGAGGAGGGGCCAACTGCAGGTGAGGGGTTTGATAAAGTCAGGGAAGCAGAAGATAGCCCCCAACACATGTGA
- the AGER gene encoding advanced glycosylation end product-specific receptor isoform 4 precursor (isoform 4 precursor is encoded by transcript variant 4; The RefSeq protein has 1 substitution compared to this genomic sequence): MAAGTAVGAWVLVLSLWGAVVGAQNITARIGEPLVLKCKGAPKKPPQRLEWKLNTGRTEAWKVLSPQGGGPWDSVARVLPNGSLFLPAVGIQDEGIFRCQAMNRNGKETKSNYRVRVYQIPGKPEIVDSASELTAGVPNKVVEESRRSRKRPCEQEVGTCVSEGSYPAGTLSWHLDGKPLVPNEKGVSVKEQTRRHPETGLFTLQSELMVTPARGGDPRPTFSCSFSPGLPRHRALRTAPIQPRVWEPVPLEEVQLVVEPEGGAVAPGGTVTLTCEVPAQPSPQIHWMKDGVPLPLPPSPVLILPEIGPQDQGTYSCVATHSSHGPQESRAVSISIIEPGEEGPTAGEGFDKVREAEDSPQHM; this comes from the exons ATGGCAGCCGGAACAGCAGTTGGAGCCTGGGTGCTGGTCCTCAGTCTGTGGG GGGcagtagtaggtgctcaaaacaTCACAGCCCGGATTGGCGAGCCACTGGTGCTGAAGTGTAAGGGGGCCCCCAAGAAACCACCCCAGCGGCTGGAATGGAAACTG AACACAGGCCGGACAGAAGCTTGGAAGGTCCTGTCTCCCCAGGGAGGAGGCCCCTGGGACAGTGTGGCTCGTGTCCTTCCCAACAGCTCCCTCTTCCTTCCGGCTGTCGGGATCCAGGATGAGGGGATTTTCCGGTGCCAGGCAATGAACAGGAATGGAAAGGAGACCAAGTCCAACTACCGAGTCCGTGTCTACC AGATTCCTGGGAAGCCAGAAATTGTAGATTCTGCCTCTGAACTCACGGCTGGTGTTCCCAATAAGGTAGTGGAAGAAAGCAGGAGAAGTAGAAAACGGCCCTGTGAACAGGAG GTGGGGACATGTGTGTCAGAGGGAAGCTACCCTGCAGGGACTCTTAGCTGGCACTTGGATGGGAAGCCCCTGGTGCCTAATGAGAAGG GAGTATCTGTGAAGGAACAGACCAGGAGACACCCTGAGACAGGGCTCTTCACACTGCAGTCGGAGCTAATGGTGACCCCAGCCCGGGGAGGAGATCCCCGTCCCACCTTCTCCTGTAGCTTCAGCCCAGGCCTTCCCCGACACCGGGCCTTGCGCACAGCCCCCATCCAGCCCCGTGTCTGGG AGCCTGTGCCTCTGGAGGAGGTCCAATTGGTGGTGGAGCCAGAAGGTGGAGCAGTAGCTCCTGGTGGAACCGTAACCCTGACCTGTGAAGTCCCTGCCCAGCCCTCTCCTCAAATCCACTGGATGAAGGAT gGTGTGCCCTTGCCCCTTCCCCCCAGCCCTGTGCTGATCCTCCCTGAGATAGGGCCTCAGGACCAGGGAACCTACAGCTGTGTGGCCACCCATTCCAGCCACGGGCCCCAGGAAAGCCGTGCtgtcagcatcagcatcatcg AACCAGGCGAGGAGGGGCCAACTGCAGGTGAGGGGTTTGATAAAGTCAGGGAAGCAGAAGATAGCCCCCAACACATGTGA